A window of Alicyclobacillus vulcanalis contains these coding sequences:
- a CDS encoding aldehyde dehydrogenase: MKQVLHFIDGEFVPSEDGRTFDNINPATGERIGTVAEGGRAEIDRAVRAARRAFRTWGRTTAQERAAILHRIANLIEENLEELALLETQDTGKPLTLSKSLDIPRSAYNFRFFADFVKGLSTETFEMEGVALNYALRRPVGVAGLISPWNLPLFLLTWKVAPCLAAGNTCVIKPAELTPMTATKLAEICKQAGLPDGVLNVVHGFGPDAAGQFLTEHEDVDLISLTGETTTGKAVMRSAANTLKRLSFELGGKNPNIVFADCDFEDAIATTVRSSFVNQGEVCLCGSRIYVERPLYDKFVAALVDRARQLKVGDPLDAATDVGSLISEEHLARVDGFVRRAVEEGGRVLVGGRRPEHLKAGAFYEPTVIVDVDETCEITQQEVFGPVVTVQPFDTEEEVVRLANNTHYGLSATLWTSNLKRAHRIAGELEAGVIWVNTWFLRDLRTPFGGMKQSGIGREGGVHSFEFFTELKNVCIKL; this comes from the coding sequence ATGAAACAGGTGCTTCATTTTATCGACGGTGAATTTGTGCCGTCCGAAGATGGGCGGACGTTTGACAACATCAATCCCGCGACGGGGGAACGCATCGGCACCGTGGCCGAGGGCGGGCGGGCCGAGATCGACCGAGCGGTACGGGCGGCAAGACGCGCATTTCGCACGTGGGGCCGCACGACGGCGCAGGAGCGCGCGGCCATTCTGCATCGCATCGCCAATCTCATTGAGGAAAATCTGGAAGAGCTTGCGCTGCTCGAGACCCAGGATACCGGCAAGCCTCTGACACTCAGCAAGAGCCTCGATATTCCGCGGTCTGCCTATAACTTTCGCTTCTTTGCGGATTTTGTGAAAGGGCTGTCGACCGAGACCTTCGAGATGGAGGGCGTGGCGCTCAACTACGCGCTGCGGCGCCCGGTCGGCGTGGCGGGCCTCATTTCGCCGTGGAATCTGCCGCTGTTCCTGTTGACCTGGAAGGTCGCCCCCTGCCTCGCGGCCGGCAACACATGTGTCATCAAGCCGGCCGAGCTCACGCCCATGACGGCGACCAAGCTCGCTGAAATCTGCAAGCAGGCGGGGCTGCCAGACGGCGTGTTGAACGTCGTGCACGGGTTTGGCCCGGACGCGGCCGGCCAATTCCTGACCGAGCATGAGGATGTCGACCTGATCTCGCTCACGGGCGAGACGACCACCGGCAAGGCGGTCATGCGCTCGGCCGCGAACACGTTGAAGCGGCTCTCGTTCGAACTCGGGGGCAAGAACCCGAACATCGTCTTCGCGGACTGTGACTTTGAGGACGCGATCGCCACGACGGTCCGCTCGAGCTTCGTCAACCAAGGCGAGGTGTGCCTCTGCGGATCGCGCATCTACGTCGAGCGGCCCCTGTACGACAAGTTCGTCGCGGCCCTTGTCGATCGCGCCCGTCAGCTGAAGGTGGGCGATCCACTGGATGCCGCGACGGACGTGGGCAGCCTCATCTCCGAGGAACACCTCGCGCGCGTCGACGGGTTTGTTCGACGGGCGGTGGAAGAGGGCGGCCGCGTCTTGGTGGGCGGCAGACGGCCCGAGCACCTGAAGGCGGGCGCATTCTACGAGCCGACCGTGATTGTCGACGTCGACGAGACCTGCGAAATCACGCAGCAGGAGGTGTTCGGCCCCGTCGTCACGGTGCAGCCGTTTGACACCGAGGAGGAAGTGGTGCGCCTAGCCAACAACACGCACTACGGGCTTTCGGCGACCCTGTGGACGTCGAATCTCAAGCGCGCCCACCGCATCGCCGGTGAGCTCGAAGCGGGCGTCATCTGGGTGAACACGTGGTTTCTTCGCGATCTGCGCACGCCCTTCGGCGGCATGAAGCAAAGCGGCATCGGGCGCGAAGGCGGCGTGCACAGCTTTGAATTCTTCACTGAGCTCAAAAACGTCTGTATCAAGCTGTGA
- a CDS encoding 2-keto-4-pentenoate hydratase: MDPRLQSLADALWRAEQTRSPIPPLTDEHANLTVEDAYRIQLANVERRVAAGDLVVGHKIGLTSKPMQLQLGVDQPDFGHLFRSMWFDSGASVDFPLLQPKVEPEIAFILAEDLVGPGVDMHRVFAATRAVVPAIEIIDSRIADWRIRLVDTVADNASAGCFVLGSLPTALSGVDLETVGGVLKVNGEVVQTGAGAAVMGHPAKAVAWLANTLTELGTPLRAGHVVLSGAVSAAQPIQPGDHVHLSFGPLGTVEFVWAKKEGSA; the protein is encoded by the coding sequence ATGGACCCACGGTTGCAATCTCTGGCGGATGCCTTGTGGCGCGCGGAGCAGACGCGCTCCCCGATTCCGCCCCTGACGGACGAGCACGCGAACCTCACCGTGGAGGATGCCTACCGCATCCAACTCGCGAACGTGGAGCGGCGCGTGGCCGCGGGCGATCTCGTCGTCGGGCATAAAATCGGACTCACAAGCAAACCCATGCAGCTCCAGCTCGGCGTGGACCAGCCCGACTTTGGACATCTGTTTCGCTCCATGTGGTTTGACAGCGGGGCGAGCGTCGATTTCCCCCTGCTACAGCCCAAGGTCGAGCCGGAGATCGCGTTCATCTTGGCGGAGGACCTCGTCGGCCCTGGCGTCGACATGCATCGCGTCTTTGCGGCGACGCGCGCTGTCGTACCAGCCATTGAGATCATTGACAGCCGCATCGCGGATTGGCGGATCCGCCTGGTGGATACCGTCGCGGATAACGCTTCGGCTGGATGCTTCGTGCTCGGCAGCCTGCCGACGGCCTTGTCCGGCGTGGACCTCGAGACCGTGGGGGGCGTGCTCAAGGTCAACGGCGAAGTCGTGCAGACCGGGGCGGGTGCGGCCGTGATGGGCCATCCCGCGAAGGCCGTCGCGTGGCTTGCCAACACGCTCACAGAGCTTGGCACCCCGCTTCGCGCCGGTCACGTCGTGTTGTCAGGCGCCGTCAGCGCAGCTCAACCCATTCAGCCGGGCGATCACGTCCACCTGTCGTTTGGGCCGCTCGGTACCGTGGAATTCGTGTGGGCCAAAAAGGAGGGGTCGGCTTGA